The Tenebrio molitor chromosome 5, icTenMoli1.1, whole genome shotgun sequence genome segment TGCTCGTTAATTCATGTGATGGGGGCGGACGTCGCGGGGACGGCGCTGcctttaatgtttaatgtgacGATTCTCTTTTTCCAGGTTATTTTCCGTTGCCTTCGATCTACTGTCTCGCCTGGATATGTCTGGACGTGCTGTTCTGCACCGCCTCCATAATGCATCTGTGCACAATCAGCGTCGACCGCTACTTGTCCCTCAGCTACCCCATGAAATTCGGCAGGAACAAGTCCAGACGCAGGGTCATCCTCAAGATCGTCTTCGTCTGGCTGCTGTCGATAGCGATGAGTCTGCCCTTGAGCCTCATGTACTCCAAGGTGAGACCTCTTCTTTTATTCACGCCCTCGACCCCCTAACCTTTTCCGTAATTGGTACAGGACCAGGGCTCCTTGATAATAGACGGCACGTGTCAGATTCCCGATCCGCTCTACAAATTCATCGGATCCATCATCTGTTTCTACATCCCCCTGCTGGTGATGCTGGTGACTTACGCCCTCACCGTGCGACTCCTCGCCCAGCAAAGACAAAACCTGGGCACTCCCGATTGGTCCAGCAACTGGATGGGCGGACCCACCACCACCGCGCTAGGTAACACTCGTCTAAATTCGCCCTTTGACAAAGTGAAAAGTGAGCCGGGGCGAGGCTCGACTAGTCGACTTTATCACTTGCCCTTTCCGGGCGTGCGATGAATAGACAAGAGACGACCCTAACAAGTTTTTAATGCAATTAACCGCCGCTGATGGCCTATTtggaaaatttccagagcGCCGATGCACTTGGCGGAAGCTCCTGAACGCGACCAAGGCGAACAAGCCGGCGACGCCGCAGCACGCCCACCACTCGGCCGCCTCCACCGATACCGAACTCACCACCATCGACACCCACGACCTCTGGATACAAGAGTCCGAACCCACGCCGTGCACCATGTCGGCGCTGGGACAGTTCGGCGCCGAGATGCTCAAGCTGTCGAGGGGCCTCGAGGCGGCCTCGCACCTGGGGGTCTCCCCCAAAAGCGGCGCCTCCCCCGGCAGGAACATGCTCAAGATCAGGTCGGAGCTATTTTCGTTCGATTATTACACCCCAACTgcaataacattaaaaattgcCGTCGCCGCCGAGAAAGAAATCCAATTAAATCGAAAACCGGTCGCGTTCTCGTTATTATTCTTATTGGCGAGGGTGTATTAATCCGTTCGGTTGGTACGCTTTGTTCGGTGGGTACGGCGATGTTTACCCCTGGCTCATCAGGTAATTACCGCACCGAATCAAAATACGATTAGTCGCTTGATAGCTCCAAAATCCGGCGCAGAACTGCACCCCACAATCGAATATTCAAATGGAATGCTCCGACACGGCCGACGAGCGgttttattgtaaaacaaaatcgTTATTTCCTCGGTCGGTGGACCAAAAACCGCTCGTTAGGCGGCACTCGACTTGTTAAAAAGCGACGgcaatttaaatacaaaaacgCTCCTGATGCACCACATACGCAAGAGTCAAATCGCGGCCGTTACCGTTCAACCAGAGCAAATGAGAAACCATCCATTCGGAATGAAACTCTCCTTCACCaactaaaagttttatttctttccaTTTGCCACGATAGCGGAACGGCTAATGACAAATTCCTCCGACGGTTAATCTCGGACGATCCCGGAATAGTAAATTTCgacaaacaaattaacagatcAACACCATTAAATCCCATACATATTTGACCATCGGCGGAGTTCGCACGACCGCTAGCTGCAGCGCGCCACCCCCACTCCCGCCGCGCCGAATCCGCATTCTAATTAAAAACACAAGACACGCGAGTCTGAAATTAATACGACGAGAGTAGATTTATCGCGTTTGcgataataaaattcctcTTCCAGTTCCGGGGAGCGGAGCACGGACAGCCTGGCCGACTCCCACTCGTCCTTGCTGACTCCGGAGTCGTCCCCTTGGACGTCGAAGAGACGGCGCGCTTCCACCTTCCACGAGGGCGACACCCGAGACGAGAGTCCCTCGCCGAGGTGGCGCAAACGAGGCTCCAGCTTCCACGAACCCCGCTGCTCCGACGTTTCGTCCGATCTATCTTCGGAACCCACCGAGAGCTCGTCCTTTCCGCTGCCGCCACCCTGCACGTGTCCCTACTTCGGCGACAAACAGTCCGACAAGTCGCCGCCACCGAAACCCGCCGAAGTCAAGATCATTCCCTCGGGCGGCAAACTGTCGCTGGAAGTGGACAAGCCGTCCGGTTCGCCGCTGAAGAAGTCGCTCCGGAGCAGGAGCAGCAAAGGAAGCAGCGCGGACTCGTCCCCCAACAACATCGTCGTCACCTGGGAAGCCTCCAGGCGCAGTCACAGACGAGGTAAGCGGTCTCCTCGTATCACGATCTTCCCCCTGCATCTTGCGTCTTAGGTTCCAGTTTCGGCAACACCAAGACGACGATTTTGAGCACTCAGAGGACTCCGCTCCTGTTGAGGCGCTCCGCAACCTTGAGACAGAACGGTCACGGCGCCGTCACCCTCAAAGACAAGGGCAAGAACCCGTCGTCACCGTGTCTGCTCCAGAGGTACAACTGCAACAACGCCGCCGTCACCACCAAGAGCGTCCGCTCGCACCACTCGAGGAACTCCAGCGTGATCTCGAGGAACTCCTCGAGGCACGGCCGGATAATCCGTTTGGAACAGAAGGCGACCAAAGTGTTGGGTGTGGTGTTTTTCACTTTCGTAATATTGTGGGCGCCGTTCTTCATCCTGAACTTGCTACCGGCGCTATGTTCGGAGTGCGACAAGGACCTCGACAATTGGGTGGTGCAGTTGGTGACGTGGTTGGGTTACGCCAGTTCGATGGTGAATCCGATCTTCTACACAATATTCAACAAGGTCTTCCGGCAGGCTTTCAAGAAGGTGCTGACGTGCAAGTACCGAAAAACCGCATGGAGGCCGCACAGGTGACAGGTGAAAGTGAAGACGCCCAAATGAACGTTCCAATTGTAAAAACTCGTGTCGAACAGGTGTTTGATGTGGTAACAATTCCTATACTATAGTACTAGGACCGCAGGTCCGGCCCTGACTGAGCTGCACCGCACTGAGTTATTATTGTGATAAATCTAGTGTTAAGGATCAACGGTTCTCGAAACCGGTAAAGGGGAAAAAATGCTTCTAATGAGTATCttaaagaaaatatgtttatATGTTGTGTAACGTAAGTGTAGCATAGTCGAATACCAAGAGAATTCCTACCGACTGTAGTTCCATAGCAGAATAAATTGTTCGCAGAAATTCTCGATTGTTTCTTGGTATCAAGACCACCACCCCCGAATTATGCACGTCCACGATAATTGAATAAAACATCCGCGAACCCTCTCGTCCGAAGAATACGAACCAAATTAGGTTGTGATTTTAAGGAGATTTCCCTCAGGATCTTATGGACACAAAAACTGCCTCCGTCCGTATTTAAGAAAAGCCGGGATATAAAATTTATCAGGTGAAAAAGAATCGCTCGGGAAATGTGAACGCGAGTGTTCCGCGGCATATTCGATCCGCGTTACCCTCCTatctaataataacaaaacaagAGATTGGGGGTTGGATTTTGACGGGCGGCCGATACCGGCCTCAGGTGTAACGTTCCACCTCCGGGGGGCCTTTGCGATGGATGCCGCGACCCACATCAAACGCCCCACACTAATACGACTTCGCACGCCGGAAAA includes the following:
- the 5-HT2B gene encoding 5-hydroxytryptamine receptor 2B; amino-acid sequence: MEKVYYKATIIVYNTTTKNATEPDDSTNNWWALSALILAVGTAAGNILVCLAICWERRLQNVTNYFLMSLAITDLMVAILVMPLGILTLIRGYFPLPSIYCLAWICLDVLFCTASIMHLCTISVDRYLSLSYPMKFGRNKSRRRVILKIVFVWLLSIAMSLPLSLMYSKDQGSLIIDGTCQIPDPLYKFIGSIICFYIPLLVMLVTYALTVRLLAQQRQNLGTPDWSSNWMGGPTTTALERRCTWRKLLNATKANKPATPQHAHHSAASTDTELTTIDTHDLWIQESEPTPCTMSALGQFGAEMLKLSRGLEAASHLGVSPKSGASPGRNMLKISSGERSTDSLADSHSSLLTPESSPWTSKRRRASTFHEGDTRDESPSPRWRKRGSSFHEPRCSDVSSDLSSEPTESSSFPLPPPCTCPYFGDKQSDKSPPPKPAEVKIIPSGGKLSLEVDKPSGSPLKKSLRSRSSKGSSADSSPNNIVVTWEASRRSHRRGSSFGNTKTTILSTQRTPLLLRRSATLRQNGHGAVTLKDKGKNPSSPCLLQRYNCNNAAVTTKSVRSHHSRNSSVISRNSSRHGRIIRLEQKATKVLGVVFFTFVILWAPFFILNLLPALCSECDKDLDNWVVQLVTWLGYASSMVNPIFYTIFNKVFRQAFKKVLTCKYRKTAWRPHR